GCTGCGACCGTATAACCGAGGTCCCCGGCGGTCATCCCCAGCTCGCTGGCCCGCTCCCAGTCGGGGCGGATCTCGATCAGCGGCTGCGCCAGCGACAGGGTCGGCGGATTGGCCTGGATGCGCGGCTGCTCGAAGACGGCCTGGGCGCGTCGATAGGCGGCGAGGGCGACGGCGTAGATGGCCTCCAGCCGCGGACCCGCGATGTCGAGGTTGATGCTGCGCGTGCCGCCCTCGTTGCTGGTGATGATCGAGCCGCGCGAGACGAAGGTGCGCATCCCCGGGTAGGCCTCGTACATCCGGCGCAGCGCCGCCATCAGCTCGTCGATCTGGCCCGGGTCGATCGGCTCGGAGATGATGCGGATCCCCTCCGGCTCGATGCGCATGTTGAGGTAGCGCAGCGCCGGGACGGCGGCCTCGCCCCGGGCGTAGGCCCCGGGGTCGGCGTCGACGTGGGGCAGCAGGTCGCGTTGCAGCTCGGCGCCGATCTCGGCCATGCGCTCGAGGTTGTAGCCGGCCGGGGCGTTCATGCGGGCGAAGGTCTTCGCCTCCTCGCCCTCGGGCAGGTACTCGGCGGGCGGAGTCAGCCACCAGATGACGGCGAGGCTCGCCAGGACGGTGACGAGGATGGTCGCCGCGCGCCGTCCGGCGCCGCCGATCAGCCAGTCGATCCCAGCGAGGACCCGCCGGCGCAGGCCGAGGCCGCCGATCTCGCCGGCGCGGAACGCCAGGCGCGCGCTTGCGGTCGGTACGACCGTGATGGCGACCAGCATCGAGACCAGGATCGCCGAGGCGATCGCGATCGCCACGTCCGAGTAGAGCTGCCCGGCCTCCTCCTCGATGAAGACCACAGGGGCGAAGACCAGCACCGTGGTCAGGGTCGAGGCGAGCACTGCCGGCCAGACCTGCCGCACCCCGGCGACGGCGGCGCGGAAGCGGTCCAGGCCGCGGCGGCGCTCGATCTCGATGCTCTCGAGCACGACGATGCTGTTGTCGAGCGTCATGCCGATGGCGAAGGCGATCCCGGCCAGCGAGATCACGTTGATCGTGCGCCCGGTCAGGAGCAGGCCGAGGAAGGAGGCGATCGTACAGATCGGCACGCCCAGGGTCCCGACCAGCGTCGCCCGCCACGAGCGCAGGAAGGCGTACATGACGAGCGTCGCCAGGACCATGCCGATCGCCAGGTTCTGCCAGACATTGGCGACCGAGGCCTCGACGTAGCGCACATCGTCCGAGGTCAGCGCCATCGCCATGCCGGCCGGGCGCAGGATCTCGGCGTTGATCTCGGCGACCGCCGCCAGCATCGCCCGCTTGATCTCGATGACGTTCGAGCCGGTCTCGCGGCGCACCGAGAGGTTGATCACCGGCTCGCCGTCGACGTAGGAGCGGTCGCGGATCTCGAAGTGATCGAGTACGACTTGCGCCACGTCGCGCAGGCGGATCAGGGTGTCGCCGCGCCGGGCCAGAATCAGGTCGCCGATCGCGTCGATCTCGTCGAAGCGCCCGACCGTGCGCAGCAGGTAGCGCCGCTTGCCGCTCTCGACCTCGCCGGCGGAGACATCCTGGTTGCGCGCCCGCACGGCGTCGCGCACGTCGGCGACGGTCAGGTCGCGCTGGGCGAGGCGCTGCGGGTCGATGAGGATGCGCAGTTGGCGTTCGGCGCCGCCCCAGACCCCGATCTGCGAGACGTCGGGGACGCTCGACATGCGCGTGCGCACCTCGTCCTCGACGAAGTCGCGCATCATGTCCATGTCGAGCCCGCGCGGGTTGCCGGGCAGGGGCACGACCCGGAAGTACATGAACGAGTGCTGCGAGAAGGAGGTCGCGTACACGCGGGGTTCGTCGACGGCGACCGGGTACGAGGGCACCTGGTTCAGCGCGTTGTTGACGCGGATCAGGGTTTCGGTGATGTCGACGCCGAACGGAAATTCAAGCTCGATCTCGGCACGGCCGCTTGCCGCCGTCGCGACGAGACGGCGCAGGTTGGGGATGGTGCGCAGGTATTCCTCCTGCTCGATGAGGATCTCCTTCTCGACGTCCTGCGGCGTCGCGCCGGGCCAGGCGGTACGCACGGTGATGGTGCGTACCTCGAGGTCGGGGATCATCTGCACCGGGATGCGCAGGGCGGCGAGGACGCCGAGCACGGCGACGATGAGCACGATCACGCTCATCAGGACGCCGCGGCGGATGATGGCCTCGAACATCATCCTAAAAGCGGCAGTTGGACGGTGCCCGAGGTGCGTCGCGCGGGGTGTCCGGCAAGGCACAAGGAGGCGCAATAGCCAAGCGATTGCAACGCGTTGTAACACCGCCCGGCGCCGCGCGCGACCTGGATCGGGCGCCGTAGCGGCCTTCATCTAGCTGGTGACCAGGACTCACGTATAGCCTCTTTTCGCTTTCAACGACTTGAATCCATGATGAAGCGGTCAACTGCCGCTTTTAGGATCATGGGCGCCCGTTAGCGGGCCGGTTCGCGCACGCGCACGACCTGGCCGTCCTGCAGGGCCTCGTTACCCTCGACGACGATCGCCGCGTCCGCGTTCAGGCCCTCGCGGATCTCGACCCGCTCGCCGAAGGCTAGGCCCAGCGTCACCTGTCGCTCGCGTACGCGTGGCGCCGCGCCCGAGCGGTCGAGCGTCCACACCGAGATCCGCCCGTCCGGATAGCGCAGCAGGGCGTCGCGGGGCACGACGACGCCGCGTCGACCGGTGTCGATCCGCAGTGTCGCGTGCGCCGACATGCCGGGCGTGACGGCCGGGTGCGGGTCGCCGGCCGGCAGGACGCGCAGCAGGAAGGTCCTCGCCCGCGGGTCGCTGACCGGGACGGCGGCCTGGATCCGCCCGGCGAACGGCCGGCCAGGGACGGCGTCCAGCGACACCGATACCGGCGTCTCCTCGTCGAGCAGTGGATAGAACTCCTGCGAGACGCGAAAGTCGAAGCGCACTCCGTCGACGGCGACGAGTTCCAGCACCGTCGTGCCGGGCGTGATCCACTCGCCGAGCTCGGTGACACGCTCGGCGACGACCCCGGCGAACGGGGCGGTGACCTGGTAGCGCGCCAGCAGGGCCGCCTGGCGTCGCGCCTCGGCCTCGGCGGCCGCCAGCGCTGCCCGGGCCATCGCCACCTCGGCGGCCAGGGTTTCGGCCTCGCTCTGCGAGAAGCCACCGTCGCCGACCAGGGCGCGGGCCTCCTTCAGGCGCCGTTGGGCGTCGGCAAGGGCTGCCGTGGTCTGCTCGGCCTCGGCCCGGGCCGTCTCCAGCGTGAAGGCGGCGACCTCGTGGTCGAGCTCGACGAGCAGGTCGCCGCGCGCGACGCGGTCACCGGCGTCGACGGTCAGGCGCGTCACCATGCCGGCCACCTGGGTCGACAGGGCCGCCGTGCGCGGCGAGGTCACGGTCCCGTTGACCGTCACCTCGCGGACGATCGCGGCCCGCTCGGCCCGGCTGGTCGCTACGGGCGCGCCCTGTTGAGGAGCTGGCTCGGCCGGGCCGGCCGGGGTGATGGCAGCGAACGCGGCGAGAAGGATCATCAATGGGAATCGCCGGCCAAGGCGGGCGAGAAACGCTGTCTGTCTCGGCATCAGGGCTCCGAGGCGTTGTCGTCTGGCGGTCTGGGTGCGGGCCGGCATCGGCGGTCCATTCAGGTCGGGTTGCCGTCGATCTAAGTTACCAATTGCGAGCGGCGGCCGCGACCCCGCCTCATCCTTTCCAATGCCTTAGGGACGATTCAAAAACGACCGGTCCATGTTGTTCGAACTGCGAAACGAGCAAAATACGTGAAAAGGCCGAACATACGCCGGGGTCGGTGCTGTTTTTCGCGACTTTCGCGACTTTCGCGTATTTCGTAGTTTCTTGGCGTCCTGCGCTCCTCTCGGTTGTTTGTTCGCCGTTCCTCAGCGCTCGTCGAAGCCGGCCAGCCGGTACCACTTGCGGGCCTGCTCTGGGTCCTTGGGGACGCCGCGGCCCTCCTCGTACAGCATCGCTAGCGTCGTCTGAGAGCCGGCGAGTCCTTGTTCGGCGGCCTTGGTCAGCCACTCGACGGCCTTGGCCGGGTCCTTTTCGGTGCATTCGCCCTGCATGTACATGAAGCCCAGGCCGTGTTGGGCCATGCCGAGGCCCGCCTTGGCCGCTGCCTTCATGTATTTGTAGGCGAGCAGCGTGTTGCTGTGCATACCGAGGCCGTTCTGGGCCATGATCGCGACTCGGTACTGGGCCTCCGGATGGCCCGCCTCGGCGAGCGGCGAGAGGAGGCCCGCGGCCCGCGAGAACTGCTTGGATTCGAAGGCGGCGATGCCGCTGGCGAGTTCCATGTCGAGATCGCTGATCGATTCGTTCATCGTTTGTCTCCTGACCGGCTTTCGCCGGCCCGCGTGGCTGTCTGGATTGCTCGGCCCGAGGCGCATGCGGCCCCGGCACGAAAGATCCGTGCCTTGGCCGGCGACTTCAACCTTCTATGAGGGCCTCATCGAAGGTTCAACGGGGCAAGGGCCGCGGTATTGTGTGCGGACGCGAGGTGCGTCCTACCTAATCGTGTCTGCCGGTCTTCCCCATCGACTCGGCGAGGGTGACGCGGTGCTTCCCTGCGGTCTTCGAGGCGTACATGGCCTCGTCGGCCAACCGGACCAGCTCTCTGAGCCGCTTGGTGTGGTCCGGTTAGACGGCCACGCCGATGCTGGCGCCGACACTGAGCCCGGACCAGCTCAAGGCGTCGATCCGGTCGCGGAGCTTCTCGGCGATCGCCTGCGCCGTCGCCACGTCTGGGACGTCGGCGAGCATGACGACGAACTCGTCGCCGCCGTAGCGCCCGACCGCATCGCCTTTGCGGCAGTTGGCGCTCAGCGTGTCGGCGACGTCCGTCAGGACCTGGTCGCCGGCCAGGTGCCCCAGGCTGTCGTTGATCGCCTTGAACCCGTCGAGGTCGATGTACAGGAGGGCGAAACGGTGCTCGTAGCGCCAGCGCCCGGCGCGCTCGTGCTCCTGCGCCAGGCAGTCCTCGAAGGCCGCGCGGTTGGCGACGCCGGTCAGGGCGTCGACGCGAGCGAGTCGCTCGAGCTCCGCGCGGTGCTCGCGGCGCTGGTTCTGGATGATGATGATCTCCTGGTAGACGGCGGCGAGCAGCATGACGATGAAGGTCCCGATGGAGGCTACCGTGGCGAGGATCTTCGTCCGCATCGCCTGGAGCTGTGCCTGGGGCAGCTGGGCGATGAAATACCAGCGGTGCCGTGCATGCACGCGGAGGGCGTTGTCTGTCCCGGTCACCTCGGCGATGAATCGGTATTGGGGCTCCAGCGGATCGCTGCCGATGAAGGTGAACAGGCCATACTCGGTGTAGAGGTAGCCGATATCGGCCTGCTGCATCGCCGCCCAGACGGCCGGATAGACCTTTTCCATCCGCACGTCCTCGTGGCCCGGGAACATGAAGCCCCAGTTGCGGCTCGGCTCGGCGGAGAGGAGCCAGTAGCCGTCCTGGTTCAGCATCATCGCCTCGCCGGGCGCATGGTCCATGCCGGCCCTGGCGATGTCGAGGATGATTCGGGCCAGGAAGTTGACGATGACGATGCCGCGCTTGCGCCCTTGGGCGTCGAAGACCGGGGTGCCGACGCGGATCACCGGTTTGTACGGCAGCTCGATCCCACCGCGCTCGATGTTGAGGTCCATCGGGGTGACGCAGACCTGGCCGTGGTCGTGGGCCATGGTATCGGTGAAGTAGTAGCGGCCACGCTTGTCCTGGAGTTCGGCATCGGGGGCGATCACGGGGTCGCCATCGTTGAAGTTGACCCGTACCACCTCCATCCCCTTTGCATCGATATAGCGGAGCTGGTCGTAGGTGCCGGCGTAGCCGGCGATGGTCCGGTATTCATGGGCGAGCCGCGTCAGGAGGCGCCGATCGCCGGTCGCGAGGTAATCGGTCAGCTCGTTTTGATCGCGCAGCATCAGGGTGATGGCCGCGACACCGTTCAGCCGCTGCGCTGCTGCCTTGGCCCCCGCGGCGACGGCGGTGTGCTGGTCGCGCTCCAGCCCTCGTGTAGTTCTGCCATCTCCCAGCGGTAGGCGAGGGTGAAGAGCACGATTGGGAAGATCGCGATGAACGGGAAGGTCTTCCAGAATTGGATCCAAAGCGCTTTTTCCATGAGGACGGGCCGAAGACGTTTGGAGCTTCTGAGGAGACGCTTATCGATTGGCCGTCCTGGCCAAAGATCAGCACGGAAGTCGAAAATGCGGTTTCCGACTTCCTTTTTGTTCAGTCGCTTACTCGCGACTGAACATGGCGGGGCTCCTGCCCCGTACGAGAGAAGCGCTGAATACATCAGCGCCTCCCTAGTAGAAACTATACAGCCCCTTGGTGAGGAGGGGTGTGCGGCGGGCCATATCTGCGAGGTGCGAAGTCGATTCTGCTCGGCCCGTCCCCGTCCCCGTCCCCGTCCCACTCGACCCGACACGGCCTGATGATGGCTGGGACATGGGCGCGGCGGTCCATGATCCTAGAAGCGGCAGTTGGACGGCCTCCGAGGCGCGTCCCGCGGGGTGTCCGGCAAGGCACAAGGAGGCGCAATAGCCCAGCGATTGCAACGACTTGTAACACCGCTGGGCGCCGCGCGGGGGGTGCCTCGGGGGGCGTAGCGCCCTTCACCCAGCCGGTGAACGCGAGTTGCGCAAAGACTCGACCCGATTTCAGGAACTTGAATTGATAGCGAAGCGGTCAACTGCCGTTTCTAGGATGATGGGTGGTAGTGTTGGCGCGCGATCTGCTTGGATCCGGTGACAAGCGACTGTCGTGGCCGACGACGATTCGAGGCCGGCGATCCGGCCGGCCGTCACCAGCACGACCGAGAGAGGTGAGGATGACTGAGATCTGGCAACAGAGCCCGGACGGGCGTCCCCTCGTGATCGACCCCGAGGGCGGGTACCATGCCGCCTTCCTGCCCCGCACGGCCGACGCGCCGCGGCCGCTCGCGGCCTTCGAACCGTTCGTCACCGCCTGTCTGGCGGCGCTGCCCGAGCATCAGCGCGAGCCGGGTGCGCGGCTCGGCCTCGAGCTCTTCCTGCTCGGTGCCGCGCGGCGGTTCCGCCACGCCGAGCCGCTCGCCGATGAGGAGTTGCTCGCGGGTCTCGCCGATCTGTTCGAGCGCCACGGCATCGCCCGCGGTAGGCTCCTCGATTTGCTCGGCGAGTTGCCGGCGCTGGAGCGTGCTCAGGCGACGCGCCAAGTGTTGGACGAGGGCGCGGCGACGGTCGAGGAATGGCTGGCGAGCCACAATCAGAACCTGACGGTGCGGGTGCGTGAACGCCTGCCCGACTGGGCCCGCGACCTGGAGGCATGACCAAGATGGCGCTGCAATCGATCAACCCGTTCGACGGCGAGACGCTGGAATCGATCGCCCCGCACGACGCCGCGGCGCTCGAGCGGGCCGTCGGCGCCGCGGCGGCCGCTGCCGGGGCATGGGCGGCCCGACCGGTGACCGAACGGACCGCCTTCCTGAAGGCCGCTGCCGAGCGGCTGCGCGCGGGTCGTGCCGAGTTGGCGCGGGTGATTACGCGGGAGATGGGCAAGCTGATCGGCGAGGCCGAGGCAGAGGTCGACAAGTGCGCCCTGGTCTGCGACTACTACGCCGAGCACGCCGAGCGGTTCCTGGCCGACGCGCCGGTCGAATCCGATGCCGGGCGCAGCCTCGTCGTCCATCAGCCGCTCGGTGTCGTCCTCGCCGTGATGCCCTGGAACTTCCCGTTCTGGCAGGTCTTTCGCTGCGCCGCCCCGGCGCTCGCGGCCGGCAACACGGTACTCCTCAAACACGCCTCGAACGTGCCGCGCTGCGCCCTGAAGATCGCCGAGGTCTTCGTCGACGCGGGGCTGCCCGCCGGGGTCTTCGCGACCCTTCTGATCGACGCGGCACGTACCGAGGCGCTCGTCGCCGATCCGCGTATCCGCGCCGTCAGTCTGACCGGTAGCGAGGCGGCCGGGCGCCGTGTCGCGAGCCTCGCCGGCGAACACCTGAAGAAGACGGTGCTGGAACTCGGTGGCTCGGACGCCTTCGTGGTTCTAGAGGATGCCGACCTCGACGCCGTCGTCGAAGCGGCGGTGCGCGGGCGCTTCATCAACGCCGGTCAGAGCTGCATCGCGGCGAAGCGCTTCATCGTCGTCGACGCCTGTGCCGAGGACTTTCTCGCCCGGTTGCGCCCGGCGATCGAGGCACTGAGGCCCGGCGATCCGCTCGATCCGGCGACGACCCTTGCCCCGCTGGCCCGTGCCGACCTGCGCGACGAACTCGACGAGCAGGTCCGCGAGAGCGTGCGGGCGGGCGCACGTTGCCTCGCCGGCGGCGGAGCGCTCGATGGCCCGGGCTGGTTCTATGCCGCGACGCTGCTCGATCGGGTCGCGCCCGGGATGCCGGCCTACGAGGACGAGCTGTTCGGGCCGGTGGCCGTCGTCATACGCGCCGGCGACGAGGCCGAGGCCCTGCGTATCGCCAACGACAGTCGCTTCGGGCTCGGCGGCAGCGTCTGGACCGCGGACCCGGTGCGCGGCGAGGCCTTCGCACGACGCATGGCCTGCGGCGCGGCCTTCGTCAATGGGATCGTCAAGAGCGACCCGCGGTTGCCATTCGGCGGCATCAAGGACTCGGGCTACGGCCGCGAGCTCGGCGAACTCGGGATCCGCGAGTTCGTCAACGCCAAGACCCTGTGGATCGCCTGACTTCGGCGGAGGAGGCCGAGGTGCCCCTCTACGGCGAGCAGACGCGGCGTGCGGTCGAGAACTTCGCGATCGGCGGCCGGCCGATGCCGCCGTCCTTCATCCATGCCCTGGGGCTGATCAAGGCCTGCGCGGCCCGGGTCAACGGCAGCCTCGGCGTGCTGCCGTCGGCGACGGCCGCAGCCATCGCCGACGCCGCCGAGCGGGTCGCCGCCGGCGAACTGGATGGCCAGTTCCCGGTCGACATCTTTCAGACCGGCTCCGGCACCTCGGCGAACATGAATGCCAACGAGGTGATCGCGACGCTCGCCGCCCGCGCGCTCGGCGAGCCGGTGCACCCGAACGACCAGGTCAATCGCGGCCAGAGCAGCAACGATGTCATCCCGACCGCGATTCACGCCAGCGCCGCATTGGAGCTGGTCGGGCTCGGCAGCGAGCTCGACGCCTTGGCCGAGTCGATCGAGCAGCGGGCCGCCGAGACGACAGACGTCGTCAAGACCGGCCGCACCCACCTAATGGACGCGGTGCCGCTGACGCTGGGTCAGGAGCTCGGTGGCTGGGCGGCTCAGCTGCGCGCCTGCCGCGCGCGCCTCGCCGATGCGGGCGTTCGGCTGCGCCGCATCGCTCAGGGCGGTACTGCGGTCGGCACCGGCCTCAACGCCGACCCGCGGTTCACCGAGGCCTTCGCCGCCGAGCTGTCGCGGCGCACCGGCCTCGACTTCGCGCCGGCCCCCGACGCACGTGCAGCGATTGCGAGCCAGGACACGGCCGTGGAGCTCAGCGGCCAGTTGCGGGTCCTGGCGCTGGCCCTGCTCAAGGTCGCGAACGACCTGCGCTGGATGGCCAGCGGCCCGGCCGCCGGCCTCGCCGAGATCGAACTGCCGGCGCTCCAGGCCGGTAGCAGCATCATGCCGGGCAAGGTCAATCCGGTGATCCCGGAGGCGGTCGCGATGGCCTGCGTGCAGGTCGTCGGCCTCGATGCGGCGATCGCCCTGGCGGCCCAGGACAACCGCTTCCAGCTTTGCACCATGCTGCCGCTGATCGGCGCCGACCTGCTCGAGCAGATCGGGCTGCTCACGCGCGCCTGCGCGGCCCTTCACACGAAGGCGATCGAGCGCTTCCGGGTCAACAGGGAGGGGCTCGCGCGCACCGTCGCCCGCAATGCGATGCTGGTGACGGCGCTCGCGCCGATGATCGGCTACGACAGGGCCGCGGCGATCGCCCGGCGCGCGCTGGCCGAGGATCGGGCGGTTCTCGATATCGCCCGAGAGCAGACGACGATCGCCGCAGACGAGCTGCGCCGGCTCCTAGACCCGCGCCGCCTAGCCGAGCCAACGAATGGTCCCGAGCTGTCTCGTGCGTCAGGCGATCGGGCCGTACAGGAAGATCGCCAGGAGGGCGATTAGGACCACGCCGACGATACCGCTGGGCGTATAGCCCCAGCCGCGGCTGTAAGGCCAGGTCGGGATGACGCCGATGAGGATCAGCATGGCGAGGATAATGAGTAGGGACATCATGGACATGGCGATGCTCCTCTCGTTGGGTGGATTGCCGTTCTTCACGGTCCTCGCCGAGTAGCGGCGCATGCCTCGTGCCAGATCGGCCGCCGGCCGCTCTCGCCTGGCCGCCGGTCCCGGTCCCTGTCGGTGGTTACGGGCGGTAAGGTTCCATCAGGTTGCGACGCTCTTCTTCGTGATCGGCATCGGCCAGCGCGATGCCTCGGAAATCCTCCTGAAGCGCCATGAAGGCATCGACGACCCGTGGGTCGAAGTGGCTGCCGCGCCCCTCCAGGATGATGCCGACGGCCTTCGTGTGCGAGAAGGGCGGCTTGTAGACCCGCCGGCTGATCAGTGCGTCGTAGACGTCGGCCAGGGCCATCAGACGGCCAGAGACCGGGATCTCGTCGCCCGAGAGGCCACGGGGGTAGCCGCTGCCGTCCGGCCCGGCGAAGTCCAGTGGCGGCCAGGCGTCCATGACGCCGATTTCCAGGTCGGGTTGCGCGGCGATCCAGTCGCGTTCCGCCTCGGTCAGCTCGATTCTCTTATCGACGGTGATGTCGGTGATCTCGAGCGGCGCGGTCCCGGCCTGCACCGGCGCGATGGAGCAGGCCAAGGCCAGGATCAGCAGTAGAAGTCTGCCCCGCTCGAGCATGGTGCTCTCCATCGCGCCCGGTCCGTGGGGTCGTATCCGTTGATCGTCTTATCGGTCGGGGACTCGACCGGCCACCGCGTTGCTGTGGACTGGGGAGGATCGTGGACTTCTTGTGTGCCGAGGGTCGGCACTCCAGCGGTGCGGCGAGTCCTGCGCGGTCCCTGTGCCAAGTGTAGCTTGCCGAGAAAGGGCCTGGTCGTTCCTTTGCTCGGGCGGTGCGGCTAGCTACTTGCCGATTTATTTGCGGCGGCGCGGCGTCAACGAGCGAGACACGGCAATGAGCTCGTCGAGCGGGTGTTCGAACTGCAATTTGAGATTGAACATCGCCCACGCCGAGTCTTCGCCGGTCGGTGCGGTCGCGATCTCGACGATGCGGGCGCGCAGCCGCAGCGGTGGCTGATCGGGGATGCCGTCCAGGAGCAGGCGGATGCTCTGATTCGTCTCGTAGGTCTCGAACACGGTCACCGTGAGCTGGCCCGCGGCGAGTTCGGCAAGCTTGGTGCGGACCTCGTCCTCGTCGCTGATCAGGACCTCGAGGACGGGGACCAGCGAGGTACTCTGACCGCTGCCCTTGTCTGTGCCGTGGAGCATCTCGAGCAACTTATCCAGGCGCCGCTGATCTTGCGTCGAGACGCTGAAGAAGCGGGCCGCGATCGCGTCGCGTCGTTCATCGAGCGGCTCGACCCGCAGGA
This portion of the Thioflavicoccus mobilis 8321 genome encodes:
- a CDS encoding sensor domain-containing diguanylate cyclase; this encodes MLRDQNELTDYLATGDRRLLTRLAHEYRTIAGYAGTYDQLRYIDAKGMEVVRVNFNDGDPVIAPDAELQDKRGRYYFTDTMAHDHGQVCVTPMDLNIERGGIELPYKPVIRVGTPVFDAQGRKRGIVIVNFLARIILDIARAGMDHAPGEAMMLNQDGYWLLSAEPSRNWGFMFPGHEDVRMEKVYPAVWAAMQQADIGYLYTEYGLFTFIGSDPLEPQYRFIAEVTGTDNALRVHARHRWYFIAQLPQAQLQAMRTKILATVASIGTFIVMLLAAVYQEIIIIQNQRREHRAELERLARVDALTGVANRAAFEDCLAQEHERAGRWRYEHRFALLYIDLDGFKAINDSLGHLAGDQVLTDVADTLSANCRKGDAVGRYGGDEFVVMLADVPDVATAQAIAEKLRDRIDALSWSGLSVGASIGVAV
- a CDS encoding class II fumarate hydratase, producing the protein MDRLTSAEEAEVPLYGEQTRRAVENFAIGGRPMPPSFIHALGLIKACAARVNGSLGVLPSATAAAIADAAERVAAGELDGQFPVDIFQTGSGTSANMNANEVIATLAARALGEPVHPNDQVNRGQSSNDVIPTAIHASAALELVGLGSELDALAESIEQRAAETTDVVKTGRTHLMDAVPLTLGQELGGWAAQLRACRARLADAGVRLRRIAQGGTAVGTGLNADPRFTEAFAAELSRRTGLDFAPAPDARAAIASQDTAVELSGQLRVLALALLKVANDLRWMASGPAAGLAEIELPALQAGSSIMPGKVNPVIPEAVAMACVQVVGLDAAIALAAQDNRFQLCTMLPLIGADLLEQIGLLTRACAALHTKAIERFRVNREGLARTVARNAMLVTALAPMIGYDRAAAIARRALAEDRAVLDIAREQTTIAADELRRLLDPRRLAEPTNGPELSRASGDRAVQEDRQEGD
- a CDS encoding efflux RND transporter periplasmic adaptor subunit, translated to MPRQTAFLARLGRRFPLMILLAAFAAITPAGPAEPAPQQGAPVATSRAERAAIVREVTVNGTVTSPRTAALSTQVAGMVTRLTVDAGDRVARGDLLVELDHEVAAFTLETARAEAEQTTAALADAQRRLKEARALVGDGGFSQSEAETLAAEVAMARAALAAAEAEARRQAALLARYQVTAPFAGVVAERVTELGEWITPGTTVLELVAVDGVRFDFRVSQEFYPLLDEETPVSVSLDAVPGRPFAGRIQAAVPVSDPRARTFLLRVLPAGDPHPAVTPGMSAHATLRIDTGRRGVVVPRDALLRYPDGRISVWTLDRSGAAPRVRERQVTLGLAFGERVEIREGLNADAAIVVEGNEALQDGQVVRVREPAR
- a CDS encoding tetratricopeptide repeat protein, producing MNESISDLDMELASGIAAFESKQFSRAAGLLSPLAEAGHPEAQYRVAIMAQNGLGMHSNTLLAYKYMKAAAKAGLGMAQHGLGFMYMQGECTEKDPAKAVEWLTKAAEQGLAGSQTTLAMLYEEGRGVPKDPEQARKWYRLAGFDER
- a CDS encoding NAD-dependent succinate-semialdehyde dehydrogenase, with the protein product MALQSINPFDGETLESIAPHDAAALERAVGAAAAAAGAWAARPVTERTAFLKAAAERLRAGRAELARVITREMGKLIGEAEAEVDKCALVCDYYAEHAERFLADAPVESDAGRSLVVHQPLGVVLAVMPWNFPFWQVFRCAAPALAAGNTVLLKHASNVPRCALKIAEVFVDAGLPAGVFATLLIDAARTEALVADPRIRAVSLTGSEAAGRRVASLAGEHLKKTVLELGGSDAFVVLEDADLDAVVEAAVRGRFINAGQSCIAAKRFIVVDACAEDFLARLRPAIEALRPGDPLDPATTLAPLARADLRDELDEQVRESVRAGARCLAGGGALDGPGWFYAATLLDRVAPGMPAYEDELFGPVAVVIRAGDEAEALRIANDSRFGLGGSVWTADPVRGEAFARRMACGAAFVNGIVKSDPRLPFGGIKDSGYGRELGELGIREFVNAKTLWIA
- a CDS encoding DUF3309 domain-containing protein, with the protein product MSMMSLLIILAMLILIGVIPTWPYSRGWGYTPSGIVGVVLIALLAIFLYGPIA
- a CDS encoding PilZ domain-containing protein; translation: MESSKKRITKVLDKRYHPRLSVTIPISIEIDDAGTVITVENLDISWGGIRFAVPRDRMPSCKQVKVRFPWANGRHFSVDAEILRVEPLDERRDAIAARFFSVSTQDQRRLDKLLEMLHGTDKGSGQSTSLVPVLEVLISDEDEVRTKLAELAAGQLTVTVFETYETNQSIRLLLDGIPDQPPLRLRARIVEIATAPTGEDSAWAMFNLKLQFEHPLDELIAVSRSLTPRRRK
- a CDS encoding HD domain-containing phosphohydrolase, coding for MESTMLERGRLLLLILALACSIAPVQAGTAPLEITDITVDKRIELTEAERDWIAAQPDLEIGVMDAWPPLDFAGPDGSGYPRGLSGDEIPVSGRLMALADVYDALISRRVYKPPFSHTKAVGIILEGRGSHFDPRVVDAFMALQEDFRGIALADADHEEERRNLMEPYRP
- a CDS encoding efflux RND transporter permease subunit, giving the protein MFEAIIRRGVLMSVIVLIVAVLGVLAALRIPVQMIPDLEVRTITVRTAWPGATPQDVEKEILIEQEEYLRTIPNLRRLVATAASGRAEIELEFPFGVDITETLIRVNNALNQVPSYPVAVDEPRVYATSFSQHSFMYFRVVPLPGNPRGLDMDMMRDFVEDEVRTRMSSVPDVSQIGVWGGAERQLRILIDPQRLAQRDLTVADVRDAVRARNQDVSAGEVESGKRRYLLRTVGRFDEIDAIGDLILARRGDTLIRLRDVAQVVLDHFEIRDRSYVDGEPVINLSVRRETGSNVIEIKRAMLAAVAEINAEILRPAGMAMALTSDDVRYVEASVANVWQNLAIGMVLATLVMYAFLRSWRATLVGTLGVPICTIASFLGLLLTGRTINVISLAGIAFAIGMTLDNSIVVLESIEIERRRGLDRFRAAVAGVRQVWPAVLASTLTTVLVFAPVVFIEEEAGQLYSDVAIAIASAILVSMLVAITVVPTASARLAFRAGEIGGLGLRRRVLAGIDWLIGGAGRRAATILVTVLASLAVIWWLTPPAEYLPEGEEAKTFARMNAPAGYNLERMAEIGAELQRDLLPHVDADPGAYARGEAAVPALRYLNMRIEPEGIRIISEPIDPGQIDELMAALRRMYEAYPGMRTFVSRGSIITSNEGGTRSINLDIAGPRLEAIYAVALAAYRRAQAVFEQPRIQANPPTLSLAQPLIEIRPDWERASELGMTAGDLGYTVAALTDGAFVDEFFLADDKIDMYLFSAAGSAAEVGDIAALPIYTPSGAVLPLSAIADVVETVDTSRIRRVNGNRAVTLNIIPPAGVALERGVEIVKRDVLGYLRQAGEIPTDISIDLSGASDQLQATRASLSGNFLVALAIVYLVMTAIFTHWGYPLLIMTTIPLGIAGGIVGLWLLNLVGSFLPRLGLEAIHQPFDMISMLGFLILMGTVVNNPILIVHRAIDNVRARGLGAVTAVREAVEARLRPIAMSTVTTLAGLSPLVFIPGAGTELYRGVGAIVLFGILGAAAVTLTMLPALTVFVLQLGERRRRDGPRRDDDQALAE